A genomic window from Cytobacillus suaedae includes:
- a CDS encoding aromatic acid exporter family protein: MFRIGYRTIKTAIGASTAIFIAQLLQLENFASAGILTILCIQVTKKKSLRSSWERFLACTLAIVFSFIFFETLGYNALSIGVLLLFFIPTLVMLKANEGIVTSAVILFHFFSAGAVTIDLILNELGLISIGIGVALLVNMYMPSVEKELQRYQAEVEEKFAIIFHEMIQYLRLQDYSWDGKELTETEELLASAKSLAFRDVENHFLRNENQYYNYFKMREKQFESISRMLPILTIITHSVEQGRMIADFIEEVSEAIHPGNTVVRFLGKLEEMKKEFILMELPETREEFEARAALLVLLKEFEQYLLIKLEWGK; encoded by the coding sequence ATGTTTAGAATAGGATATAGAACGATTAAAACGGCTATAGGTGCATCAACTGCCATATTTATTGCTCAGTTACTACAGTTAGAAAATTTTGCGTCAGCGGGAATTCTAACGATTCTTTGTATTCAGGTCACTAAGAAAAAATCGCTTAGAAGCTCTTGGGAACGCTTTTTGGCTTGTACACTCGCAATTGTTTTTTCATTTATCTTTTTTGAAACATTAGGGTACAACGCACTCTCAATAGGTGTTTTGTTATTGTTTTTCATCCCAACACTAGTCATGCTAAAAGCTAATGAAGGAATTGTAACGAGCGCGGTCATTTTATTTCATTTTTTTAGTGCTGGAGCGGTTACTATAGATTTAATCCTAAATGAATTAGGATTGATAAGTATTGGAATAGGTGTTGCACTACTTGTCAACATGTATATGCCAAGTGTTGAGAAGGAGCTTCAAAGGTATCAAGCTGAAGTTGAGGAAAAGTTTGCTATCATTTTTCATGAAATGATTCAGTATCTTCGTTTACAGGATTATAGTTGGGACGGAAAAGAGCTTACAGAAACAGAAGAATTATTAGCAAGTGCAAAATCTCTGGCCTTTAGAGATGTTGAAAACCATTTTTTGCGAAATGAGAACCAATATTATAATTATTTTAAAATGAGAGAAAAACAATTTGAAAGTATTTCTCGAATGCTACCTATTTTAACAATCATTACGCATTCAGTGGAACAAGGTAGGATGATTGCAGATTTTATAGAAGAGGTTTCTGAAGCCATTCATCCTGGTAATACCGTTGTTAGGTTTCTTGGGAAATTAGAAGAAATGAAGAAAGAATTTATCTTAATGGAACTACCAGAAACAAGAGAAGAATTTGAAGCTAGAGCAGCTCTGTTAGTGTTACTTAAGGAATTTGAACAATATTTACTCATTAAGCTTGAATGGGGAAAATGA
- the meaB gene encoding methylmalonyl Co-A mutase-associated GTPase MeaB, with protein sequence MTNDRNRPEWVPKDKLDDLSFTTNVMKGIERGSNDAVSPRSRKFIKKHDRTVDEYVSGVLKNDRTILAQAITLVESNATKHLEKAQEVINELLPHVGKSIRIGITGVPGAGKSTFIEAFGKYLCAKGHRVAVLAVDPSSSVTGGSILGDKTRMEELSRDRRAFVRPSPSGGTLGGVNRKTRETILLCEAAGYDVILVETIGVGQSEVVVRSMVDFFLLLVLTGAGDELQGMKKGVMELADALLINKADGDNKAKAIATQAEYNRILHYLRPATEGWLTKAYTASALYGEGIDHLWNTILQFESETKNSGTFEKRRQSQLREWIDAMIKDHLISSFFSDPTIKAKLPSLEQDVLLGNQTVTKGVKEILDFYERKTK encoded by the coding sequence ATGACGAATGATCGTAATCGACCGGAATGGGTCCCAAAGGACAAACTGGATGATCTTTCGTTTACCACAAATGTAATGAAGGGGATTGAAAGGGGAAGTAATGACGCGGTGTCTCCTCGTTCCCGCAAGTTTATAAAGAAACATGATCGAACCGTCGACGAATATGTTTCAGGTGTGTTAAAAAATGATAGAACGATTTTGGCCCAGGCCATTACACTAGTGGAGAGCAATGCTACAAAGCATTTAGAAAAAGCCCAAGAAGTAATAAACGAGCTTCTTCCTCATGTCGGGAAGTCAATTCGAATTGGAATTACAGGTGTTCCAGGTGCAGGTAAAAGTACTTTTATTGAGGCCTTTGGGAAATACTTATGTGCAAAGGGTCATAGAGTTGCTGTTTTGGCGGTTGATCCTAGTAGTAGTGTAACTGGTGGCAGTATTTTGGGGGATAAAACCCGAATGGAAGAGCTTTCTAGAGATCGAAGGGCCTTTGTACGTCCTTCTCCCTCTGGAGGCACCTTAGGTGGCGTGAATCGAAAGACAAGAGAAACCATCCTCCTTTGTGAAGCAGCAGGCTATGATGTCATTTTGGTAGAAACAATTGGCGTAGGGCAAAGTGAAGTTGTTGTACGAAGCATGGTTGATTTTTTTCTTTTATTGGTCCTTACAGGTGCAGGTGATGAGCTTCAAGGAATGAAAAAAGGGGTTATGGAGCTAGCTGATGCACTTCTTATTAACAAGGCAGATGGTGATAATAAAGCAAAGGCTATAGCAACACAAGCAGAGTATAATCGAATACTTCATTACTTAAGGCCAGCTACGGAAGGGTGGCTTACGAAAGCTTATACTGCATCAGCACTATATGGAGAAGGTATTGATCATTTGTGGAATACGATTCTACAATTTGAGTCTGAAACTAAGAATAGTGGAACTTTTGAAAAAAGGCGCCAAAGCCAGTTAAGAGAATGGATCGATGCAATGATTAAAGATCACTTAATATCTAGTTTTTTCTCAGATCCAACCATTAAGGCAAAGCTACCAAGCCTAGAGCAAGATGTGTTGTTAGGTAACCAAACCGTAACCAAAGGTGTTAAAGAGATATTAGATTTCTATGAAAGAAAAACAAAGTAA
- a CDS encoding BrxA/BrxB family bacilliredoxin, whose amino-acid sequence MSMDFNLFMNDIVVQARKEIVAAGYDELKTPEEVDEVFNRKGTTLVMVNSVCGCAGGIARPAAAHSVHYDKRPDQLVTVFAGQDKAATEKARTYFEGYPPSSPSFALLKDGKILTMIERHEIEGHEPMAVINKLQDAFAKYCEEV is encoded by the coding sequence ATGAGTATGGACTTTAATCTTTTTATGAATGATATCGTCGTACAAGCACGTAAAGAAATCGTAGCTGCAGGATATGATGAATTAAAAACTCCAGAAGAAGTGGATGAAGTATTTAACCGTAAAGGGACAACACTTGTTATGGTAAACTCGGTATGTGGGTGTGCAGGAGGGATTGCTCGTCCAGCTGCAGCACATTCGGTTCATTATGATAAGCGCCCTGATCAATTAGTGACAGTTTTTGCTGGCCAAGACAAAGCGGCTACTGAAAAAGCAAGAACTTATTTTGAAGGGTATCCACCATCATCGCCATCATTTGCCCTACTAAAAGATGGTAAAATCCTAACAATGATTGAGCGTCATGAAATTGAAGGACACGAGCCGATGGCTGTTATCAATAAGTTACAAGATGCTTTTGCAAAATATTGTGAAGAAGTGTAA
- a CDS encoding acyl-CoA mutase large subunit family protein, which yields MKNQKFPAADSKVWKEEAEKSLKGKPLEKLLTNTYEGITLKPLYTSEDTKNLDHINEFPGFTSYKRGIKPLGNAVKSWEVSQELKVSSLDEANRIIKHDIERGLTMLNLVIDNVDSPINTLDDVRVLLDGIDLEKLPLFVDAGALSFPFVSLVATYSNETQVPLKNLSGTIGMDPIGTLVKDGTLTISLEKLYDLMSSTVKWSNVHTPQLRTVLVNGHPYHNGGANAVQELAYTIATAVEYIQEGLARGLSINDIAKSMTFSYSVGSNMFMEISKLRAARMLWTRIIEVYGGDKVAGQMYIHARTSAYTKTVYDPYVNMLRSTTEAFAAVIGGVNSLHVSTFDEPSKEADYFSRRIARNTQLILKEEAHLNKVVDPAGGSWYVESLTNDLAENAWALFQQVEEQGGILKALQTGFIQESIKTVAGKRVENVKLRKEKIVGTNFYANLSEKELKGTDLEGTTSKVITEVELAGVALGDYIDRIKESKEALLTSTMDLVTQGVALQELVRQFESTNNNNIQVEPIHSHRLAEPFEELRNAASRHKEATGSFPRIGLLNLGTLPMHKPRTDFITGFFEAGGFEVLKNEGYTSLEAAVKGYQEMDLSTVVVCGTDELYKEFVKPLSNQIKTLSPNAKIYVAGMQDKETEASFLHAGISGFIHMKSNCYEVLKKLQLEMGVAVDE from the coding sequence TTGAAAAATCAGAAGTTTCCAGCTGCAGACAGTAAGGTTTGGAAAGAAGAGGCCGAAAAATCCTTAAAAGGAAAACCTTTAGAAAAACTTTTAACGAATACATATGAAGGTATCACTTTAAAGCCTTTATACACAAGTGAAGATACAAAAAATCTTGACCACATAAACGAGTTTCCTGGGTTTACGTCCTATAAGCGTGGGATTAAACCATTAGGAAATGCTGTGAAATCCTGGGAAGTTAGTCAAGAACTTAAGGTATCCAGTCTAGACGAAGCCAATCGTATTATAAAACATGATATTGAGCGTGGACTAACCATGCTGAACTTAGTGATAGATAATGTAGATTCTCCAATTAATACACTTGATGATGTAAGGGTGTTACTTGATGGCATTGATTTAGAGAAGTTACCTCTTTTTGTTGATGCAGGTGCTCTTTCTTTCCCATTTGTTTCATTAGTAGCCACATACAGTAATGAAACTCAGGTTCCTCTCAAGAATCTAAGCGGAACAATTGGAATGGATCCTATCGGAACCCTAGTGAAGGATGGAACACTTACAATCTCTTTAGAAAAACTATATGACTTAATGTCTAGTACCGTAAAATGGTCGAATGTTCATACTCCACAGCTTCGAACTGTTCTTGTAAATGGACACCCGTATCATAATGGTGGTGCCAATGCGGTTCAAGAGCTGGCGTACACAATTGCTACGGCAGTTGAGTATATCCAAGAAGGGCTTGCTCGAGGACTATCTATTAATGACATTGCTAAATCAATGACATTTTCCTATTCTGTAGGATCTAATATGTTCATGGAAATTTCGAAGCTAAGAGCTGCAAGAATGTTATGGACAAGAATTATTGAAGTCTATGGTGGAGACAAAGTGGCGGGGCAAATGTACATTCATGCACGAACTTCTGCTTATACGAAAACAGTCTATGATCCTTATGTTAATATGCTACGATCAACCACTGAGGCATTTGCTGCGGTAATTGGTGGAGTAAATAGTTTGCATGTTTCTACTTTTGATGAACCTTCTAAAGAGGCAGATTACTTTTCACGAAGAATTGCTCGTAATACTCAGCTAATTCTTAAAGAAGAAGCACATTTGAATAAAGTGGTTGATCCAGCTGGTGGGTCTTGGTATGTTGAGTCATTAACCAATGACTTAGCTGAAAATGCCTGGGCATTGTTCCAACAAGTAGAGGAACAAGGTGGAATACTTAAAGCGCTACAAACTGGATTTATTCAAGAAAGTATCAAAACGGTAGCAGGCAAAAGAGTAGAGAATGTAAAATTACGTAAAGAAAAAATCGTAGGGACAAATTTCTATGCCAACCTTTCGGAAAAAGAGCTGAAAGGTACTGATTTAGAAGGAACTACAAGTAAGGTTATCACAGAAGTGGAATTAGCTGGTGTAGCACTCGGTGATTACATTGACCGTATTAAGGAAAGTAAAGAAGCACTACTTACCAGCACCATGGATTTAGTAACTCAAGGAGTTGCTCTGCAAGAATTAGTTAGACAATTTGAGTCTACTAACAATAACAATATACAAGTTGAACCTATTCATTCTCATAGATTAGCAGAGCCTTTTGAAGAATTACGAAATGCAGCTAGTAGGCATAAAGAGGCTACAGGTAGCTTTCCTAGGATAGGTCTTCTAAACTTAGGAACTCTACCCATGCATAAGCCTAGAACTGATTTTATTACTGGTTTTTTTGAAGCGGGTGGTTTTGAGGTGCTTAAAAACGAAGGTTATACATCTTTAGAAGCTGCTGTTAAAGGGTACCAAGAGATGGACTTATCCACTGTTGTTGTATGTGGAACGGATGAACTATATAAAGAGTTTGTTAAGCCGCTGTCAAATCAAATTAAAACACTCAGTCCGAATGCGAAAATTTATGTTGCAGGCATGCAGGATAAAGAAACTGAGGCGTCCTTTTTACATGCAGGCATTTCTGGGTTTATTCATATGAAATCAAACTGTTATGAAGTATTGAAAAAATTACAGCTAGAAATGGGGGTAGCAGTAGATGAGTAA
- the scpA gene encoding methylmalonyl-CoA mutase → MSKRPDFSSVKWYNQNQQVSVEDWKKKVEGEINQTFEDLLFETNEQIALKPLYTNEDTKDFEHLDYMQPGLPPYLRGPYPTMYVNRPWTVRQYAGFSTAEESNAFYRRNLAMGQKGLSVAFDLATHRGYDSDHPRVVGDVGKAGVAIDSILDMKVLFDEIPLDQMSVSMTMNGAVLPIMAFYIVTAEEQGVTQEKLTGTIQNDILKEYMVRNTYIYPPETSMKIIADIFEYTSKNMPKFNSISISGYHMQEAGAPADLELAYTLADGLEYVRTGIAAGIDIDSFAPRLSFFWAIGMNYFMEVAKMRAARLIWAKMMKQFNPKNPKSLALRTHSQTSGWSLTEQDPYNNVTRTCIEALAASLGHTQSLHTNALDEAIALPTDFSARIARNTQLYLQDETGITNVIDPWGGSYYVETLTNELVERAWKHIEEIEGLGGMAKAIETGLPKMRIEEASARRQAKIDSGKESIIGVNKYRLEKEDPLDILDIDNTAVRLKQIENLEKLRSERDEEKVQETLNALTEATEIGKGNLLELAVNAARARASLGEISDAIEKVAKRHKAVIRSISGVYSAEFSNEDEIVKVKAMADEFLELEGRRPRIMIAKMGQDGHDRGAKVIATAFADLGFDVDIGPLFQTPEETALQAVENDVHVVGMSSLAAGHKTLLPQLIEELKRLGREDIIVVVGGVIPAQDYHYLREQGAAAIFGPGTVIPVAAQKVIEEIYHRLGYEEVELDDE, encoded by the coding sequence ATGAGTAAGAGACCCGATTTCTCTTCAGTAAAATGGTATAACCAGAATCAACAAGTAAGTGTAGAAGACTGGAAGAAAAAAGTGGAGGGAGAAATCAATCAAACCTTCGAAGACCTTCTGTTTGAAACGAATGAACAAATTGCTCTTAAGCCGTTATACACAAATGAAGATACGAAGGATTTTGAACATCTTGATTACATGCAGCCAGGTTTACCTCCTTATTTAAGAGGACCTTACCCAACAATGTATGTTAATAGACCTTGGACTGTAAGGCAATATGCTGGATTCTCGACCGCTGAAGAAAGTAATGCCTTTTATAGACGTAATTTAGCAATGGGACAGAAAGGATTGTCTGTAGCCTTTGATTTAGCCACTCACCGTGGTTATGATTCTGACCATCCGAGAGTAGTCGGTGATGTAGGTAAAGCGGGTGTGGCTATAGATTCCATTCTAGATATGAAGGTACTGTTTGATGAAATACCACTCGATCAAATGTCTGTTTCAATGACAATGAACGGTGCTGTATTACCAATCATGGCATTTTACATTGTTACTGCTGAGGAACAAGGGGTTACCCAAGAAAAACTTACTGGAACGATCCAAAATGATATTTTAAAAGAGTACATGGTTCGGAATACGTACATCTATCCACCAGAAACGTCTATGAAAATTATCGCTGATATTTTTGAATACACTTCAAAAAACATGCCGAAGTTTAATAGTATAAGTATTTCAGGATATCATATGCAGGAAGCAGGTGCACCTGCAGATTTAGAGCTTGCCTATACGTTAGCAGATGGTCTTGAATATGTAAGAACCGGTATTGCTGCAGGGATAGACATTGACTCTTTTGCGCCACGCCTATCCTTCTTTTGGGCAATTGGTATGAATTATTTCATGGAAGTTGCAAAGATGAGAGCAGCCAGGTTAATTTGGGCGAAAATGATGAAGCAGTTTAATCCAAAGAACCCAAAATCTTTGGCACTTCGAACACACTCTCAAACATCTGGATGGAGTTTAACAGAACAGGACCCATATAATAACGTTACTCGAACATGTATTGAGGCATTGGCAGCTTCGTTAGGACATACACAATCCTTACATACAAATGCGCTAGATGAAGCGATTGCGTTACCAACAGATTTTTCTGCTCGAATTGCCCGAAATACGCAGTTATATTTACAAGACGAGACTGGCATAACAAATGTTATTGACCCTTGGGGTGGTTCATATTATGTCGAGACATTAACAAACGAACTAGTTGAACGTGCATGGAAGCATATTGAAGAAATCGAAGGACTTGGAGGGATGGCCAAGGCTATTGAAACAGGTCTACCAAAAATGAGAATTGAAGAAGCATCCGCACGACGTCAAGCAAAAATAGATTCAGGAAAAGAGTCGATTATTGGTGTAAATAAATATCGACTTGAGAAAGAAGACCCACTTGATATTTTAGATATCGATAATACAGCTGTACGATTAAAACAAATTGAGAATCTTGAGAAATTACGATCGGAAAGAGACGAAGAAAAAGTTCAAGAAACACTTAATGCTTTAACAGAAGCAACAGAGATAGGAAAGGGTAATCTGTTAGAGCTTGCGGTTAATGCTGCTCGTGCTAGGGCAAGTTTAGGTGAAATATCTGATGCGATTGAGAAAGTAGCTAAACGCCACAAGGCTGTTATTCGCTCTATTTCTGGTGTGTATAGCGCAGAATTCTCCAATGAAGATGAAATAGTAAAAGTGAAAGCAATGGCTGACGAATTTTTAGAATTAGAAGGGCGTCGCCCAAGAATCATGATTGCTAAAATGGGTCAAGACGGACATGACCGTGGAGCGAAGGTAATAGCAACTGCGTTCGCTGATTTAGGCTTTGATGTAGATATTGGACCATTATTCCAAACACCTGAAGAAACGGCTCTACAAGCGGTGGAAAATGATGTTCATGTTGTGGGGATGAGCTCCTTAGCTGCAGGGCATAAAACGTTGTTACCACAATTAATTGAAGAGCTAAAAAGACTAGGAAGAGAAGACATTATTGTAGTAGTAGGAGGAGTCATTCCTGCTCAAGACTATCATTATTTACGTGAGCAAGGTGCTGCTGCCATTTTTGGACCAGGAACAGTCATTCCAGTAGCCGCTCAGAAGGTTATCGAAGAAATATATCATCGCCTTGGCTATGAGGAAGTGGAATTAGATGACGAATGA
- a CDS encoding aromatic acid exporter family protein yields MNKIFNLFGGRTIKTGVAVFITAWICLYLNLPAIFAVITAIVTIEPTASDSMKKGIIRLPAAAIGAAFSMTLTHYLGHGATVYALSAVLTIATCYKLKLFDGILVATLTAVMMIPTTGDHHLLAFVSRLGTTTIGLIVSTVVNLVILPPNYSKSITTNLSGLLQKCSVILNGPLKANIEGEKNYNRDTVKQLEHLSRKLETTTKLTEYIREEWKYHRHTKKQIREYHYELKKLYVLQQMVYHLKNLSYTKFADLRWNEAEKQKVIELIESISAILSDSTHNISDDHLILVDQVNQQFLEWKDKQNKETTKKYHHHFSPETIVVYEILSIHDLIEELDEICQQESKRGIVQC; encoded by the coding sequence ATGAATAAAATCTTTAATCTTTTTGGTGGAAGAACGATTAAAACAGGGGTTGCTGTATTTATTACTGCGTGGATTTGTTTATACTTAAACCTTCCTGCTATCTTTGCAGTCATTACAGCAATCGTCACGATAGAACCCACTGCATCAGACTCAATGAAAAAAGGAATCATTAGATTGCCTGCAGCTGCAATTGGTGCAGCCTTTTCAATGACACTTACTCATTATTTGGGACACGGAGCAACTGTATATGCACTATCTGCTGTGTTAACAATTGCAACCTGCTATAAATTAAAGCTGTTTGACGGAATTCTTGTTGCAACCCTAACGGCAGTTATGATGATTCCGACCACTGGGGACCATCATTTATTGGCCTTTGTTTCAAGACTTGGTACAACAACTATTGGATTAATTGTCTCAACCGTTGTAAATTTGGTTATATTACCACCTAACTATTCGAAGTCAATTACAACAAACCTATCAGGATTACTCCAAAAATGCTCGGTTATTTTGAATGGCCCTTTAAAAGCTAATATTGAAGGAGAAAAAAACTATAACCGGGATACCGTTAAGCAGCTAGAGCACTTGTCGCGAAAGTTAGAAACGACAACTAAGCTTACCGAATATATACGAGAAGAATGGAAATACCATCGGCATACAAAGAAACAAATTCGCGAATATCACTATGAGCTAAAAAAGCTATATGTTCTTCAACAAATGGTTTACCACTTGAAAAACCTTTCTTATACTAAGTTTGCAGATTTAAGGTGGAATGAGGCTGAAAAACAAAAGGTTATAGAACTAATTGAGTCCATTTCAGCTATCTTAAGTGATTCAACGCATAATATATCGGATGATCACCTTATTCTTGTCGACCAGGTTAACCAGCAATTCTTGGAATGGAAGGACAAGCAAAATAAAGAAACAACTAAAAAGTATCACCATCATTTCTCACCAGAAACCATTGTTGTGTATGAGATCCTATCAATACATGACTTAATAGAAGAACTGGATGAAATCTGTCAACAGGAGAGCAAAAGAGGGATTGTTCAGTGTTAA
- a CDS encoding L,D-transpeptidase, translating to MKLIFSLVIAVTLSPIWPLGQNPLIGDPYIIINKHTNELAYVNYGAIQEVYPIATGVTADMTPEGEYTITVKAKDPYYRRKDIIGGSKNNPLGTRWLGFDARETDGRIYGIHGTNNEESIGKYVSNGCVRMHNKNVENLFNKVPVGTKVYIYSKDISFEQVAKIKRAIP from the coding sequence ATGAAACTTATTTTTTCACTAGTCATAGCAGTTACCCTGTCCCCTATTTGGCCATTAGGACAAAATCCTCTTATTGGAGACCCTTATATTATCATCAACAAACACACTAATGAGTTAGCATATGTTAATTATGGTGCGATTCAAGAGGTGTACCCCATTGCCACTGGTGTCACTGCTGACATGACTCCCGAAGGTGAATACACGATTACAGTAAAAGCAAAGGACCCATATTACAGAAGAAAAGACATCATTGGTGGTTCTAAGAACAATCCACTAGGTACAAGGTGGTTGGGCTTTGATGCCAGGGAAACAGACGGAAGGATATACGGAATACATGGTACAAACAATGAGGAATCGATTGGAAAGTATGTGTCCAATGGATGTGTCCGGATGCATAACAAGAATGTTGAAAATCTATTTAATAAAGTCCCAGTAGGAACAAAAGTTTATATTTACTCAAAGGATATAAGTTTTGAACAAGTAGCAAAAATTAAGAGGGCAATACCTTAA
- a CDS encoding alpha-ketoacid dehydrogenase subunit beta, which yields MPVISYIDAVTMAMREEMERDPKVFVLGEDVGRKGGVFKATQGLYEQFGEDRVLDTPLAESAIAGVGIGAAMYGMRPIAEMQFADFIMPAVNQIISEASRIRYRSNNDWSCPITIRAPYGGGVHGALYHSQSVEAVFANQPGLKIVMPSTPYDVKGLLKAAIRDEDPVLFFEHKRAYRLIKGEVPTDDYVLPIGKADVKREGEDITVITYGLCVHFALQAAERLAKDGISAHILDLRTIYPLDKEAIIEAASKTGKVLLVTEDNKEGSIMGEVSAIIAENCLFELDAPIKRLAGPDVPAMPYAPTMEKFFMVNPDKVEKAMRELAEF from the coding sequence ATGCCTGTTATTTCATATATTGATGCAGTTACAATGGCAATGCGTGAAGAAATGGAAAGAGACCCTAAGGTGTTCGTATTAGGTGAAGACGTTGGAAGAAAAGGTGGCGTATTTAAAGCGACACAAGGACTTTATGAACAATTTGGTGAAGACCGCGTATTAGACACTCCATTAGCAGAATCAGCAATTGCTGGTGTTGGAATTGGAGCAGCGATGTACGGTATGAGACCTATTGCAGAAATGCAATTTGCTGATTTTATCATGCCAGCAGTTAACCAAATTATTTCAGAAGCTTCAAGAATTAGATACCGTTCAAACAATGATTGGAGTTGTCCAATTACAATCCGTGCTCCTTATGGCGGTGGTGTACACGGTGCATTATATCACTCACAATCAGTTGAAGCAGTATTCGCAAATCAACCAGGTTTAAAAATCGTTATGCCTTCAACACCTTATGATGTGAAAGGCTTGCTAAAAGCAGCGATTCGTGACGAAGATCCAGTACTATTCTTTGAACATAAACGAGCATACCGTTTAATTAAAGGTGAAGTACCTACAGATGACTATGTGTTACCAATTGGAAAAGCTGATGTAAAACGTGAAGGTGAAGATATTACTGTAATTACATATGGTTTATGTGTTCATTTCGCATTACAAGCTGCGGAAAGATTAGCGAAAGACGGAATCTCAGCACATATTCTTGACCTACGTACAATCTATCCTTTAGACAAAGAAGCTATCATCGAAGCTGCTTCTAAGACAGGAAAGGTACTTCTTGTGACTGAGGATAATAAAGAGGGTAGCATCATGGGTGAGGTTTCAGCAATCATAGCTGAGAACTGCTTATTTGAATTAGATGCACCAATCAAGCGTTTAGCTGGTCCAGATGTACCAGCAATGCCTTATGCTCCAACAATGGAAAAATTCTTCATGGTGAATCCTGATAAAGTAGAAAAAGCAATGCGTGAGCTTGCAGAATTTTAA
- a CDS encoding 2-oxo acid dehydrogenase subunit E2 — translation MSVEKITMPQLGESVTEGTISKWLVSVGDKVNKYDPLAEVMTDKVNAEVPSSFTGTIKELIAEEGETLAVGEVILMIEVEGGEIAPVSKEETAKVETAETTTVAQTDDTDKPNKRRYSPAVLRLSQEHNINLEAVNGTGAGGRITRKDLLQIIESGNIPTESTKEEPVAKAAPSPVQVEETTAISQAAPKQAATPAPAIPVHAGDIEIPVTGIRKAIATNMLRSKHEAPHAWTMIEVDATNLVDYRNSIKTEFKQKEGFNITFFAFFVKAVAQALKEFPQINSMWAGDKIIQKKDINISIAVATDDALFVPVIKHADEKTIKGIAREITDLATKVRTGKLKSDEMQGGTFTVNNTGSFGSVQSMGIINYPQAAILQVESIVKRPVVMNNGMIAVRDMVNLCMSLDHRVLDGLICGQFLARVKEIIEKTSKENTSVY, via the coding sequence GTGTCAGTTGAAAAAATTACAATGCCTCAGTTAGGTGAGAGTGTAACTGAAGGAACAATTAGCAAATGGTTAGTATCTGTTGGCGACAAAGTAAATAAATATGACCCTCTAGCTGAGGTCATGACCGATAAAGTTAATGCTGAGGTACCTTCATCATTCACAGGAACAATTAAAGAACTAATTGCTGAAGAAGGCGAAACACTAGCAGTTGGTGAAGTTATTTTAATGATTGAGGTTGAAGGTGGGGAAATTGCACCAGTTTCTAAAGAAGAAACTGCAAAAGTGGAGACTGCAGAAACGACTACTGTTGCCCAAACAGATGATACAGATAAACCTAACAAACGCCGTTATTCTCCAGCAGTTTTAAGACTTTCTCAGGAACATAATATTAACCTAGAAGCAGTTAATGGCACAGGTGCTGGTGGACGTATTACTCGTAAAGATTTATTACAGATTATCGAGTCTGGTAATATCCCTACTGAAAGTACGAAGGAAGAACCTGTGGCAAAAGCTGCTCCTTCACCAGTACAAGTAGAAGAAACAACAGCAATTAGTCAGGCTGCACCTAAACAAGCAGCTACACCGGCACCTGCTATTCCAGTTCATGCTGGTGATATTGAAATTCCAGTAACAGGCATCCGTAAAGCAATCGCAACAAACATGCTTCGTAGTAAGCATGAAGCACCACATGCTTGGACAATGATTGAAGTGGATGCAACGAACCTGGTTGACTACCGTAATTCAATTAAAACTGAATTCAAACAAAAAGAAGGCTTTAACATTACGTTCTTTGCTTTCTTCGTAAAAGCTGTAGCACAAGCTCTTAAAGAATTCCCGCAAATCAACTCTATGTGGGCTGGGGATAAAATTATCCAGAAAAAAGATATTAATATCTCAATTGCAGTTGCGACTGATGACGCATTATTTGTACCGGTAATCAAGCATGCTGATGAAAAAACAATCAAAGGTATTGCCCGAGAAATTACAGATTTAGCTACCAAAGTCCGTACAGGTAAGTTGAAATCTGATGAAATGCAGGGTGGTACATTTACTGTGAATAACACAGGCTCATTTGGTTCAGTTCAATCGATGGGTATTATTAATTACCCACAAGCTGCCATTCTTCAGGTTGAATCGATTGTAAAACGCCCAGTAGTTATGAACAATGGAATGATCGCCGTTCGCGACATGGTTAATCTTTGTATGTCATTAGATCACCGTGTGTTAGATGGACTAATTTGTGGTCAATTCTTAGCACGAGTGAAAGAAATCATTGAAAAAACATCAAAAGAAAATACATCTGTATACTAA